In one Massilia endophytica genomic region, the following are encoded:
- a CDS encoding DUF3224 domain-containing protein, producing MPLISGEFEVKMAAEPLAALTENSGIGRMTLDKRYTGPLDAVGKGEFLAYRSSVPTAAAYVAMEVVEGVLEGRKGSFALQHGGVMGGPYDGLRIIVVPDSGTGELEGLSGKIDIRRDGGKHFYDFDYTLGGA from the coding sequence ATGCCTCTCATCAGCGGCGAATTCGAGGTGAAGATGGCGGCCGAGCCTCTGGCCGCCCTCACGGAAAACAGCGGCATCGGCCGCATGACCCTCGACAAGCGCTATACCGGTCCGCTGGACGCCGTGGGCAAGGGCGAGTTCCTCGCCTACCGCAGCAGCGTGCCCACCGCCGCCGCCTACGTGGCCATGGAGGTGGTGGAAGGCGTGCTGGAAGGGCGCAAGGGCAGCTTCGCTCTGCAGCACGGCGGCGTCATGGGCGGCCCCTACGACGGCCTGCGCATCATCGTGGTGCCCGATTCGGGCACGGGCGAGCTGGAAGGCCTCTCCGGCAAGATCGATATCCGCAGGGACGGCGGCAAGCATTTCTACGATTTCGACTACACGCTGGGCGGAGCCTGA
- a CDS encoding NAD-dependent epimerase/dehydratase family protein: MSKPFKRLLLTGAAGGLGKILRERIKPWADVVRLSDIGDMGAAQEGEEIVQCDLADKAAVLQLLEGVDAVLHFGGISTENTFEAIMHANIQGTYNVYEAAHRHGVKRIVFASSNHAVGFYKQSEYIDADAPTRPDSMYGISKVFGEQLSRYYWDRAGIETVCIRIGSSFPEPANLRMMASWLSYDDLVEALRVSLFTPRVGHTILFGTSDNAVKWWDNRKASHLGFRPKDSSSQFSHLFPDSGAYPPEDDPVSLYVGGKFVFDGPMYK, from the coding sequence ATGAGCAAACCATTCAAACGCCTGCTGCTGACCGGCGCGGCCGGCGGCCTGGGCAAGATCCTGCGCGAACGCATCAAGCCGTGGGCGGATGTTGTGCGCCTGAGCGATATCGGCGACATGGGCGCCGCCCAGGAAGGCGAAGAAATCGTGCAGTGCGACCTCGCGGACAAGGCGGCCGTGCTGCAGCTGCTGGAAGGCGTGGACGCGGTGCTGCACTTCGGCGGCATCTCGACCGAGAACACCTTCGAGGCGATCATGCACGCCAATATCCAGGGCACCTACAACGTCTACGAGGCAGCCCACCGCCACGGCGTGAAGCGCATTGTGTTCGCCAGCTCGAACCATGCCGTGGGCTTCTACAAGCAGAGCGAATATATCGACGCGGACGCTCCGACGCGGCCGGACAGCATGTACGGCATCAGCAAGGTGTTCGGTGAGCAGCTCTCGCGCTACTACTGGGACCGCGCAGGCATCGAGACCGTATGCATCCGCATCGGCTCCTCCTTCCCGGAACCGGCCAACCTGCGCATGATGGCGAGCTGGCTGAGCTACGACGACCTGGTGGAGGCGCTGCGCGTGTCGCTCTTCACGCCGCGCGTGGGCCACACCATCCTGTTCGGCACCTCGGACAACGCGGTGAAATGGTGGGACAACCGCAAGGCCTCCCATCTCGGCTTCCGCCCGAAGGACAGCTCCTCGCAGTTCAGCCACCTGTTCCCGGACAGCGGCGCCTATCCGCCTGAGGACGACCCTGTATCGCTGTATGTGGGCGGCAAGTTCGTCTTCGACGGGCCGATGTACAAGTAA
- a CDS encoding FadR/GntR family transcriptional regulator, which translates to MIKKHEALAHEPRLYRVVADRIQQLIREEGIAPGSRLPAERELAAKLNVSRASLREALIALELGGVIEVRGGSGVYVSELPDAADALAEAAGPGPFEVLSARRLIEAEIAAIAARSATDAAIDGILKAVVEMEAHHANKSSNEQADRNFHLAIARATGNSALVGTLDYLWSQRGRLWHKLKEHFQTEELRQETLKDHRRILEAIAAHDPAAARKAMRAHLERVTRTFSRG; encoded by the coding sequence ATGATCAAGAAGCACGAAGCGCTGGCGCACGAACCACGGCTTTACCGTGTCGTGGCCGACCGCATCCAGCAGCTGATCCGCGAGGAAGGCATTGCGCCCGGCTCGCGCCTGCCCGCCGAACGCGAGCTGGCGGCCAAGCTGAATGTGAGCCGCGCTTCCCTGCGCGAGGCTCTCATTGCGCTGGAACTGGGCGGTGTGATCGAGGTGCGGGGCGGCTCCGGCGTCTATGTCAGCGAACTGCCCGATGCGGCGGATGCGCTGGCCGAAGCGGCGGGGCCGGGACCTTTCGAGGTGCTTTCCGCGCGCCGCCTGATCGAGGCGGAAATCGCGGCCATCGCGGCCCGCTCCGCAACCGATGCCGCCATCGACGGCATCCTGAAGGCCGTAGTGGAAATGGAGGCGCACCACGCCAACAAGTCCAGCAACGAACAGGCCGACCGCAACTTCCATCTGGCGATTGCCCGCGCCACCGGCAACAGCGCCCTGGTGGGCACCCTCGACTACCTGTGGAGCCAGCGCGGCCGCCTGTGGCACAAGCTGAAGGAGCATTTCCAGACAGAGGAACTGCGCCAGGAAACCCTGAAGGACCACCGCCGCATCCTGGAAGCGATTGCGGCGCACGACCCGGCGGCTGCCCGCAAGGCGATGCGCGCCCACCTCGAACGCGTGACGAGGACTTTCTCGCGCGGATAA
- a CDS encoding SDR family NAD(P)-dependent oxidoreductase: MSTNKTVIVTGASSGLGFTIAKSYLARGYNVVGNARTMDRLLAAADKLGNPANFLPVAGDIALPATAKALFEQAIARFGKVDILVNNAGIFIAKPTVDYSEDELEAIVATNLKGFFYPSQQAAAHMAANKSGHIVTITASLGSQPTVRVPTLLPSLIKGGLNQATRALAVELAASNVKVNAVAPGIIDTPLHSTDEGTQNFLRGLSPMGVMGKAQDVADAVLYLTESEFTTGAILPVDGGAAAGSL; the protein is encoded by the coding sequence ATGAGCACGAACAAAACCGTCATCGTCACCGGCGCATCCAGCGGCCTCGGTTTCACTATCGCGAAAAGCTATCTGGCACGCGGCTACAATGTGGTGGGCAATGCGCGCACCATGGACCGCCTGCTGGCGGCGGCGGACAAGCTGGGAAATCCGGCCAACTTCCTGCCCGTGGCGGGCGACATCGCGCTGCCCGCCACGGCAAAGGCCCTCTTCGAACAGGCCATCGCCCGCTTCGGCAAGGTGGACATCCTGGTGAACAACGCGGGCATCTTCATCGCCAAGCCGACCGTCGATTACAGCGAGGACGAACTGGAAGCCATCGTGGCCACCAACCTCAAAGGCTTCTTCTATCCCTCGCAGCAGGCAGCAGCGCACATGGCGGCCAACAAGTCCGGCCATATCGTGACCATTACCGCGAGCCTGGGTTCGCAGCCGACCGTGAGGGTCCCCACCCTGCTGCCTTCGCTGATCAAGGGCGGCCTGAACCAGGCAACGCGCGCGCTGGCGGTGGAACTGGCGGCATCGAACGTGAAGGTGAACGCGGTGGCGCCCGGCATCATCGACACGCCTTTGCACAGCACGGACGAAGGCACGCAGAACTTCCTGCGCGGCCTGAGCCCCATGGGCGTCATGGGCAAGGCGCAGGATGTGGCGGACGCCGTGCTTTACCTGACCGAGTCGGAATTCACGACGGGCGCGATCCTGCCGGTGGACGGCGGCGCGGCTGCGGGCAGCCTGTAA
- a CDS encoding ChaN family lipoprotein, producing the protein MKPSTFALFLAGAVLAGCGGMKKKNADARPASANPQVLLLGEVHDNPQGHKLRYEELRKRVEAGWRPAIAMEQFDRDQQDLLNDAQKGCVDAACVIRLMKKPGWDWQQYYGIIQLALDHQLPLIAVNLSRAEASKTVRDGLASGFDEKTRAAYRLNEPVSADFRKAQENEIREGHCNMLPDMMLPGMVDAQMARDVWMAKLIRDQQPRDVVLIAGNGHVRKDLGVPYWLNAVQPALTVRSIGYLEPKGKGKYDEVREIPAAKREDPCGKFRK; encoded by the coding sequence ATGAAGCCATCCACTTTTGCGCTGTTCCTGGCAGGCGCCGTGCTCGCGGGCTGCGGCGGCATGAAGAAAAAGAACGCGGACGCCCGCCCTGCAAGCGCAAACCCGCAGGTGCTGCTGCTCGGCGAGGTCCACGACAATCCCCAGGGCCACAAGCTGCGCTATGAGGAGCTGCGCAAGCGCGTCGAAGCGGGCTGGCGTCCCGCCATCGCCATGGAGCAGTTCGACCGCGACCAGCAGGACCTGCTGAACGACGCCCAGAAGGGCTGCGTGGATGCCGCCTGTGTCATCCGCCTGATGAAGAAGCCGGGCTGGGACTGGCAGCAGTACTACGGCATCATTCAGCTGGCGCTGGACCACCAGCTGCCCCTCATTGCCGTCAACCTGTCGCGTGCCGAAGCATCGAAGACCGTACGCGACGGCCTGGCCTCGGGCTTCGACGAAAAAACGCGCGCCGCCTACCGCCTGAACGAGCCCGTATCGGCGGACTTCCGCAAGGCGCAGGAGAACGAAATCCGCGAAGGCCACTGCAATATGCTGCCCGACATGATGCTGCCGGGGATGGTGGATGCCCAGATGGCGCGCGACGTGTGGATGGCGAAGCTGATCCGCGACCAGCAGCCGCGCGACGTTGTCCTCATCGCCGGGAACGGCCATGTGCGCAAGGACCTGGGCGTGCCTTACTGGCTGAACGCCGTGCAGCCCGCGCTGACGGTGCGCAGCATCGGCTACCTGGAGCCGAAGGGGAAGGGGAAGTACGACGAGGTGCGCGAGATCCCCGCCGCGAAACGCGAGGACCCCTGCGGCAAATTCAGGAAGTAG
- the garD gene encoding galactarate dehydratase: MTANTPRRILMHANDNVAIVVNDGGLPAGSVFEDGLTLVEGVPQGHKVALQDIAKGQPIVRYNVTIGRAARDIARGSWVSEALVEMPPARELSNLPIATVAPPPAEPLEGYTFMGYRNEDGSVGTRNILAITTTVQCVSGVVEFAVKRIKAELLPKYPNVDDVVGLEHTYGCGVAIDAPNAMVPIRTLHNISKNPNFGGQAMVVSLGCEKLQPTRLFPAGSIPIRRADGSTTAEPPVVCLQDAGHVGFMSMIESIMGTAEEQLKVLNARQRVPCPASDLVVGVQCGGSDAFSGVTANPAVGFATDLLVRAGATVMFSEVTEVRDGIDQLTSRAVNADVAAAMIREMEWYDSYLKRGGVDRSANTTPGNKKGGLSNIVEKAMGSIVKSGSAPISGVLSPGEKLAQKGLIYAATPASDFICGTLQLAAGMNLHVFTTGRGTPYGLAEVPVIKVATRNDLARRWHDLMDVNAGRIASGEASIEDVGWELFKLMLDVASGKKTWAEHWKLHNALVLFNPAPVT, encoded by the coding sequence ATGACAGCCAACACCCCGCGCCGCATCCTGATGCACGCGAACGACAATGTCGCCATCGTGGTAAACGATGGCGGCCTGCCCGCGGGCTCCGTATTCGAGGACGGTTTGACGCTGGTGGAAGGCGTGCCCCAGGGGCACAAGGTCGCGCTGCAGGACATCGCCAAGGGACAGCCCATCGTGCGCTACAACGTCACCATCGGCCGCGCCGCGCGCGATATCGCCCGCGGCAGCTGGGTTTCCGAGGCGCTGGTGGAAATGCCGCCCGCGCGCGAACTGTCGAACCTCCCCATCGCAACGGTGGCGCCGCCGCCTGCGGAGCCGCTGGAAGGCTATACCTTCATGGGCTACCGCAATGAGGACGGCTCGGTGGGCACCCGCAATATCCTGGCCATCACCACCACCGTGCAGTGCGTATCCGGCGTGGTGGAATTCGCCGTGAAGCGCATCAAGGCCGAGCTGCTGCCGAAGTATCCCAATGTGGACGACGTGGTGGGCCTGGAGCACACCTACGGCTGCGGCGTGGCGATCGATGCGCCCAACGCCATGGTGCCGATCCGCACCCTGCACAACATCAGTAAGAACCCGAATTTCGGCGGCCAGGCCATGGTCGTCAGCCTGGGCTGCGAGAAGCTGCAGCCCACCCGCCTGTTCCCGGCGGGCTCCATTCCCATTCGCCGCGCAGACGGCAGCACCACGGCCGAACCGCCGGTGGTCTGCCTGCAGGACGCGGGCCATGTGGGCTTCATGTCGATGATCGAGTCGATCATGGGCACGGCCGAAGAACAGCTGAAGGTGCTGAATGCCCGCCAGCGCGTGCCCTGCCCCGCCTCCGACCTGGTGGTGGGCGTGCAGTGCGGCGGCAGCGACGCCTTCTCCGGCGTCACCGCCAACCCCGCAGTGGGCTTCGCCACCGACCTGCTGGTGCGCGCGGGCGCCACCGTGATGTTCTCGGAAGTGACCGAGGTGCGCGACGGCATCGACCAGCTCACCTCCCGCGCCGTGAATGCCGACGTGGCCGCGGCCATGATCCGCGAGATGGAGTGGTACGACAGCTACCTGAAGCGCGGCGGCGTGGACCGCAGCGCCAATACCACGCCGGGCAACAAGAAAGGCGGCCTCTCGAATATCGTCGAGAAGGCGATGGGCTCCATCGTGAAATCGGGCAGCGCCCCCATCTCCGGCGTGCTGTCGCCTGGCGAGAAGCTGGCGCAGAAAGGCCTGATCTACGCGGCCACGCCCGCGAGCGACTTCATTTGCGGTACATTGCAGCTGGCAGCAGGCATGAACCTGCACGTGTTCACCACCGGCCGCGGCACCCCATACGGCCTGGCCGAAGTCCCGGTGATCAAGGTCGCCACGCGCAATGATCTTGCGCGCCGCTGGCATGACCTGATGGATGTGAACGCGGGCCGCATCGCCAGCGGCGAGGCGAGTATCGAAGACGTGGGCTGGGAGCTCTTCAAGCTGATGCTGGACGTCGCAAGCGGCAAGAAGACGTGGGCCGAACACTGGAAACTGCATAATGCACTGGTGCTGTTCAACCCTGCGCCAGTGACCTGA
- a CDS encoding DUF1697 domain-containing protein produces MSVKRQIALLRGINVGRAKRVAMADLRKLLGDLGFTGVRTLLNSGNVVFDCSARQAAQSGTRIEEAMVLKLGVAARVIVLDAAQLDEVVQDNSLRGVADDPSRLMVAVLSNPADRSKLEALAHQEWKPEAFALGRWAAYLWCADGVLASRTAAAVGSVLGDAVTTRNWSTITKLHALAREPG; encoded by the coding sequence ATGAGTGTAAAGCGGCAGATTGCCCTGCTGCGCGGCATCAACGTGGGCCGCGCCAAACGCGTCGCCATGGCCGACTTGCGCAAGCTGCTGGGCGATCTGGGCTTCACCGGCGTGCGCACCCTGCTCAACAGCGGCAACGTGGTGTTCGACTGCAGCGCGCGCCAGGCCGCGCAGTCGGGCACGCGCATCGAGGAAGCCATGGTGCTGAAGCTGGGCGTGGCCGCGCGCGTGATCGTGCTCGATGCGGCCCAGCTGGATGAGGTGGTGCAGGACAATTCCCTGCGCGGGGTGGCCGACGATCCCTCGCGCCTGATGGTGGCGGTGCTGAGCAATCCGGCCGACCGCAGCAAGCTCGAAGCGCTGGCCCACCAGGAATGGAAGCCGGAGGCTTTCGCGCTGGGCCGCTGGGCGGCCTATCTCTGGTGCGCGGACGGCGTGCTGGCCAGCCGCACGGCGGCGGCCGTGGGTTCCGTGCTGGGCGATGCCGTCACCACCCGCAACTGGAGTACCATCACCAAGCTGCACGCATTGGCGCGTGAGCCTGGATAA
- a CDS encoding 2-hydroxymuconate tautomerase family protein produces the protein MPYVNIKVTNEGVTPRQKLELIEGATDLLSRVLGKDPATTFVIIDEVETDNWGLNRENITTRRQREAAG, from the coding sequence ATGCCCTACGTGAATATCAAGGTGACGAACGAAGGCGTCACGCCACGGCAGAAGCTGGAACTGATCGAAGGCGCCACCGACCTTCTGAGCCGCGTGCTCGGGAAGGACCCGGCCACGACTTTCGTCATCATCGACGAGGTGGAGACGGACAACTGGGGGCTGAACCGGGAGAACATCACCACGCGCCGCCAGCGCGAGGCGGCAGGCTAG
- a CDS encoding penicillin-insensitive murein endopeptidase has translation MVLEVQPKDARGYFMLPQAPEEAGYYVYGTPAGGAGQFAHSALLSMVNFVEREWQATEARKFGVGNISLENGGKYKKHDSHKNGLQIDIRALRKDGQHLAVSRFDHQYDQDSTAKLISIFLAYPSVRLILFNDIAIHGVRPWPGHDDHFHVGLRAVTK, from the coding sequence ATGGTGCTCGAAGTCCAACCGAAAGACGCGCGAGGCTACTTCATGCTTCCGCAGGCGCCGGAAGAAGCAGGGTATTACGTTTATGGTACGCCTGCTGGAGGAGCAGGGCAGTTTGCCCATTCTGCGCTCCTGTCCATGGTCAACTTCGTCGAACGGGAATGGCAAGCCACGGAAGCGAGGAAATTCGGCGTTGGGAATATCAGCCTTGAGAACGGCGGGAAGTACAAGAAACACGACAGCCACAAGAATGGTTTGCAGATCGATATCCGCGCCTTGCGAAAGGATGGCCAGCATCTTGCGGTAAGCCGCTTCGACCATCAATATGATCAGGATTCAACTGCTAAACTCATCTCGATCTTCCTCGCCTACCCTTCCGTGAGGCTTATCCTCTTCAATGACATTGCGATACATGGTGTGCGGCCCTGGCCCGGACACGATGACCACTTCCATGTGGGTCTGCGAGCGGTGACGAAATGA
- a CDS encoding LysR family transcriptional regulator, with protein MKRHFDDLQLGSIELFVLAAELASFTAAAAVAGVTPAAVSRSVSRLEERLGVRLFVRTTRQIRLTDSGAAYFAQCREALAQLVEAEREVTGGQTAPSGLLRISAPTPYAHSRLLPLLPQFRKLYPDVQVEVHVSNRNIDFAGEGYDLAIRGRDPSDSSLVARKLEEAELVMVASPSYLKRAGKPKTLADLEKHDCLQFELPSTGRKIPWLLMDKGAVIEVYTSGSYTVSEDYLGLATLARSGAGMVQTYRFIVEEDLARGTLVELLPALGGTSRPFFLLYPHARHLSLRVRTFVDFLTGRRKPE; from the coding sequence ATGAAGCGGCATTTCGACGATCTGCAATTGGGAAGCATCGAGCTCTTCGTGCTGGCGGCGGAGCTGGCCAGCTTCACCGCGGCCGCCGCGGTGGCGGGCGTGACGCCTGCGGCCGTGAGCCGTTCCGTGTCGCGGCTGGAGGAAAGGCTGGGCGTGCGGCTCTTCGTGCGCACCACGCGGCAGATACGCCTCACCGACAGCGGCGCGGCCTACTTCGCCCAATGCCGGGAAGCGCTCGCACAGCTGGTCGAAGCCGAGCGCGAAGTCACGGGAGGGCAGACGGCGCCCTCAGGCCTGCTGCGCATCAGCGCTCCCACGCCTTATGCGCATTCCCGGCTGCTGCCGCTTCTGCCGCAGTTCCGCAAGCTCTATCCGGACGTGCAGGTGGAAGTCCACGTCAGCAACCGCAATATCGACTTTGCTGGTGAAGGCTATGACCTGGCGATACGCGGCCGCGACCCTTCCGATTCGAGCCTGGTGGCGCGCAAGCTGGAGGAGGCGGAACTGGTGATGGTGGCTTCGCCGTCCTATCTGAAGCGCGCGGGGAAGCCGAAAACGCTGGCCGATCTGGAGAAGCATGACTGCCTCCAGTTCGAGCTGCCCAGCACGGGCCGCAAGATTCCCTGGCTGCTGATGGACAAGGGCGCCGTCATCGAGGTCTACACCTCGGGCAGCTATACGGTTTCGGAGGACTATCTTGGCCTGGCCACCCTCGCGCGCAGCGGCGCCGGCATGGTGCAGACCTACCGCTTCATCGTGGAGGAAGACCTGGCGCGCGGTACGCTCGTGGAACTGCTGCCTGCGCTGGGCGGCACATCGCGGCCCTTCTTCCTCCTGTATCCGCATGCGCGCCATCTCTCGCTGCGCGTACGAACCTTTGTCGACTTCCTGACCGGTAGGCGCAAGCCTGAATAG
- a CDS encoding TonB-dependent receptor, whose protein sequence is MNKRENPGAKRFVLTSIAMAVMAVANQAAAQNEASMARVEVTGSSIKRMASEEALPVTTIKAEEFTQRGMTTLADVMMALPQSASLAPSNAGSGTNINLRGLGVNRTLVLLNGRRLANEAIADGYANLDTIPFSALQRVEILRDGASSIYGSDAIGGVVNFITKREFEGAQITGQVVTPEKSGGGDERRATLTFGKGSLAKDGWAAYATIDFHDRSRLASKDRAELSSDELLTSIGRAPTLGSGGNAMPANFTTSTNKTAQNPYAGKCSPPYSKIGAKNTCILNSNEYGTALHENQQVSFYARATKQISEDHTFQVEYTRGQEHILAARNPTNAVAVNGVNAILPSSSKWYPGGSGGVPAVAGLKGEPLTVTWSVADLGVAIQKDKQINQRLAFVDEGKWGAWDYRTGLVIGLSDRENYYDTGFVTGQGLLDGLKSGALNPFGLQDQAGRDYLKTISVDGQKNRDSRSTYKGIDFTASRSLMELQGGSMALAIGADLHRDTTRDDKLPIQNQVTYLNSTSSHGEGARNVAAIYAELDIPLTKTLTINVAGRDDYFSDFGNTFNPKASFRWEPSKAIMFRGSANTGFRAPTLFDAYGYRLPGATGKSSGRWDDPVLCPGGTPGVAGTGKPLPGYVQSEVCNVQLPKQVGSNPNLKPEESRGFTLGTVIEPTKSLTLSFDYWNIRMKDMLANLPEQVYFLNPAKYASLFVRNPDGTLAYFNNTTMNLGGQKAAGIDVSASYSFPRTSYGDFRVQLDGTYLTRFDNQLFPGEEWVSNIGRFGNASNGTTSSFPIITYRWKHTLRLNWSKGDWTAQATQNYNSKYEDQNLVAQQYWRDINSYKPWNLTVGYKGFKNIQIVAGITNVFDTNPPVTNHSGYSFGYLSSAASPIGRSYNLRATYTF, encoded by the coding sequence ATGAACAAGCGCGAAAACCCAGGGGCCAAACGTTTTGTACTGACCTCGATCGCGATGGCGGTAATGGCAGTGGCCAATCAGGCGGCGGCACAGAACGAGGCGTCGATGGCGCGCGTGGAGGTGACCGGCTCCAGCATCAAGCGCATGGCCAGCGAAGAGGCCCTGCCTGTCACCACCATCAAGGCGGAAGAATTCACCCAGCGCGGCATGACCACGCTGGCGGACGTGATGATGGCGCTGCCGCAGTCGGCATCGCTGGCGCCGTCCAATGCCGGTTCCGGCACCAACATCAACCTGCGCGGCCTGGGCGTGAACCGCACCCTGGTTCTGCTGAACGGCCGCCGCCTCGCCAACGAGGCCATCGCCGACGGCTACGCCAACCTGGACACGATTCCCTTCAGCGCCCTGCAGCGCGTGGAGATCCTGCGCGATGGCGCCTCCTCCATCTACGGTTCGGACGCCATCGGCGGCGTGGTGAACTTCATCACCAAGCGCGAGTTCGAAGGCGCCCAGATCACGGGCCAGGTGGTGACTCCCGAGAAATCGGGCGGCGGCGACGAGCGCCGCGCCACCCTGACCTTCGGCAAGGGCAGTCTGGCGAAGGACGGCTGGGCCGCCTACGCCACCATCGACTTCCACGACCGCAGCCGCCTGGCCTCGAAGGACCGCGCGGAACTGAGCTCGGATGAACTGCTCACCAGCATCGGCCGTGCGCCCACCCTGGGCAGCGGCGGCAACGCCATGCCGGCCAACTTCACCACCTCCACCAACAAGACTGCGCAGAACCCCTACGCGGGCAAGTGCTCGCCGCCATACTCGAAGATCGGCGCGAAGAACACCTGTATCCTGAACAGCAACGAGTACGGCACCGCCCTGCACGAGAACCAGCAGGTGAGCTTCTACGCCCGCGCCACGAAGCAGATCAGCGAAGACCACACCTTCCAGGTCGAGTACACCCGCGGCCAGGAGCATATCCTGGCCGCGCGCAACCCCACCAATGCGGTCGCCGTGAACGGCGTGAACGCCATCCTGCCCTCCAGCTCCAAGTGGTATCCGGGCGGCAGCGGCGGCGTGCCTGCCGTCGCCGGCCTGAAGGGCGAACCGCTGACCGTGACCTGGTCCGTGGCCGACCTGGGCGTCGCCATCCAGAAGGACAAGCAGATCAACCAGCGCCTTGCCTTCGTCGACGAAGGCAAGTGGGGCGCCTGGGACTACCGCACCGGCCTGGTGATCGGCCTGAGCGACCGCGAAAACTACTATGACACCGGCTTCGTCACCGGCCAGGGGCTGCTGGACGGGCTGAAATCCGGCGCGCTGAACCCATTCGGCCTGCAGGACCAGGCGGGCCGCGACTACCTGAAGACCATTTCGGTGGATGGCCAGAAGAACCGCGATTCCCGCAGCACCTACAAGGGCATCGACTTCACCGCCAGCCGCTCGCTGATGGAGCTGCAGGGCGGCTCCATGGCCCTGGCCATCGGCGCCGACCTGCACCGCGACACCACGCGCGACGACAAGCTGCCGATCCAGAACCAGGTGACTTACCTGAACAGCACTTCCTCGCACGGCGAAGGCGCGCGCAACGTGGCCGCCATTTACGCCGAACTGGATATTCCGCTGACCAAGACCCTGACCATCAACGTGGCGGGCCGCGACGACTACTTCAGCGACTTCGGCAACACCTTCAATCCGAAGGCCAGCTTCCGCTGGGAGCCGAGCAAGGCCATCATGTTCCGCGGTTCGGCCAACACCGGCTTCCGCGCACCGACCCTGTTCGACGCCTACGGCTACCGCCTGCCCGGCGCCACGGGCAAGAGCTCGGGCCGCTGGGACGATCCGGTCCTGTGCCCTGGCGGCACGCCAGGCGTGGCTGGCACGGGCAAGCCGCTGCCGGGCTATGTGCAGTCCGAGGTCTGCAACGTGCAGCTGCCGAAGCAGGTGGGTTCCAACCCGAACCTGAAGCCTGAGGAATCGCGCGGCTTCACTCTGGGCACCGTGATCGAGCCGACCAAGTCGCTGACCCTGTCCTTCGATTACTGGAACATCCGCATGAAGGACATGCTGGCGAACTTGCCCGAACAGGTGTACTTCCTGAATCCGGCGAAGTACGCTTCGCTCTTCGTGCGCAATCCGGACGGCACCCTGGCCTACTTCAACAACACCACCATGAACCTGGGCGGCCAGAAGGCAGCCGGTATCGACGTGTCGGCCAGCTACAGCTTCCCGCGCACCAGCTACGGCGACTTCCGCGTCCAGCTGGACGGCACCTACCTGACCCGGTTCGACAACCAGCTCTTCCCGGGCGAGGAATGGGTTTCGAACATCGGCCGCTTCGGCAATGCCAGCAACGGCACCACCTCCAGCTTCCCGATCATCACCTACCGCTGGAAGCACACCCTGCGCCTGAACTGGAGCAAGGGTGACTGGACCGCGCAGGCAACGCAGA